One region of Dehalococcoidia bacterium genomic DNA includes:
- a CDS encoding CpaF family protein yields MNEGFGQRRSMFAPPPNRGAARNPLLQSSEAFNELKFRLHQRLIEDLDPTKLDAEQGRAREIVEGAARAIISSEMPGVVGFSRDELIAAVCDEILGYGPITPLLDDASISEVMINAPDTVYFEKEGRLYLSPVRFRDAAHIMRIIERILAPLGRRVDESSPMVDARLPDGSRVNIIIPPVAPKSPTVTIRKFRQDKMNIDDLISVGTMTRELADFLRAAVQAKLNIIVSGGTGSGKTTLLNALSGFIPDTERIVTIEDPTELRLQQAHVVTLEARPASLEGRGEVSQRDLLRNSLRMRPDRIVVGEVRGPEAFDMMQAMNTGHEGSISTVHANSPRDALARIENMILMAGLDLPSRAIREQIASAIHVIIQIARLSDGSRKVTAVSEVDGMEGQVITMQDIFKFEQTGIDSEGRVKGHFRSTGIRPKFAERFESLGVSLAPNLFSGMAA; encoded by the coding sequence GTGAACGAAGGATTTGGCCAGAGACGATCGATGTTCGCGCCCCCGCCAAACCGCGGGGCCGCCCGCAATCCCCTCCTGCAATCGAGTGAGGCGTTCAATGAGCTGAAGTTCCGGCTTCACCAGCGCCTCATCGAAGACCTGGACCCGACGAAGCTGGACGCGGAGCAGGGCCGCGCAAGGGAGATCGTCGAAGGCGCTGCCCGCGCCATCATCTCCTCGGAGATGCCGGGCGTCGTCGGCTTCTCGCGTGACGAACTGATCGCCGCTGTCTGTGACGAGATACTGGGCTACGGGCCGATCACGCCGCTGCTGGACGACGCGTCCATCTCCGAAGTGATGATCAACGCGCCGGACACGGTGTATTTCGAGAAAGAGGGCCGCCTCTACCTCAGCCCCGTCCGCTTCCGCGACGCCGCGCACATCATGCGCATCATCGAGCGCATCCTGGCCCCGCTGGGCCGCCGGGTCGACGAATCGTCGCCCATGGTCGACGCGAGGCTGCCGGATGGCTCCCGTGTCAACATCATCATCCCGCCGGTCGCACCGAAGTCGCCGACTGTCACCATCCGAAAGTTCCGCCAGGACAAGATGAACATCGACGACCTGATCAGCGTGGGGACGATGACACGCGAGTTGGCCGACTTCCTGCGCGCTGCCGTACAGGCAAAGCTGAACATCATCGTCTCCGGCGGTACCGGCTCCGGTAAGACGACGCTGTTGAACGCCCTCTCCGGCTTCATCCCCGACACCGAGCGGATCGTGACGATCGAGGACCCGACGGAGCTGCGACTGCAGCAGGCGCATGTCGTGACCCTGGAGGCGCGGCCGGCAAGCCTGGAAGGCCGCGGCGAAGTCAGCCAGAGGGACCTCCTGCGCAACTCGCTGCGTATGCGCCCTGACCGCATCGTCGTCGGTGAGGTCCGCGGTCCCGAAGCCTTTGACATGATGCAGGCCATGAACACCGGTCACGAGGGTTCCATCAGCACCGTCCACGCCAACAGCCCCCGTGACGCGCTCGCCCGTATCGAGAACATGATCCTCATGGCCGGCCTGGACCTGCCTTCGCGCGCTATCCGCGAACAGATTGCCTCCGCGATCCACGTGATCATCCAGATCGCCCGCCTCTCGGACGGCAGTCGCAAGGTGACGGCAGTCAGCGAAGTGGACGGCATGGAGGGTCAGGTGATCACCATGCAGGACATCTTCAAGTTCGAGCAGACAGGCATCGACAGCGAAGGCCGCGTTAAGGGCCACTTCCGCTCCACTGGCATCCGGCCCAAGTTCGCGGAGCGCTTCGAGAGCCTCGGCGTCAGCCTTGCTCCGAATCTCTTCTCCGGGATGGCAGCCTGA
- a CDS encoding AAA family ATPase, translating into MPKNLEVVVVDPDVNSRADTNRALLMSHFTVSGEAGYGIDAVSMARDKNPDVIVLAMEEPVARAVQTMNSLADALPETPIIVYSSLSDAGSVRRAMVSGARDYLVKPPRPEELARAIYAVLEQEERRRTRLLGDAASTAARGTVLTVFGAKGGIGKTTISTNLASALCRHSNSSVAIVDMDTRFGDVAIMMDVVVEFSIADVGRNIESVNRENIGDYLVRHSSGVEILPAPLHPTEWGALSRQHITKIVDLLAQTHDYVVVDTPGAFNELVATALECANIILLVTSMDIASIKDTALALEMLRAASVSEDKVKLVINHSTSSNSLRPEDVERVLEYEVYWRIPHDVAVSNSNQLGQPIVLAKPYARASRAITDMAYSLAGMRRERKGFLDRVLGR; encoded by the coding sequence TTGCCGAAGAACCTTGAAGTAGTCGTCGTAGACCCGGATGTCAATAGCCGCGCGGACACGAACCGCGCCCTGCTGATGAGCCACTTCACCGTCTCGGGTGAAGCCGGGTACGGGATCGACGCCGTCAGCATGGCCAGGGACAAGAACCCGGACGTCATCGTCCTGGCGATGGAGGAGCCGGTCGCCCGGGCCGTCCAGACCATGAACTCGCTCGCGGACGCCCTCCCGGAGACGCCGATCATCGTTTACTCCAGCCTTTCGGACGCGGGCTCCGTCCGCCGGGCGATGGTCTCGGGTGCGCGCGACTATCTCGTGAAGCCGCCGCGGCCGGAGGAGCTGGCGCGCGCCATCTACGCCGTCCTGGAGCAAGAGGAGCGGCGGCGTACGCGCCTGCTCGGTGACGCCGCCTCCACGGCGGCGCGGGGTACCGTCCTGACGGTCTTCGGCGCCAAGGGCGGAATCGGCAAGACCACCATCTCCACCAACCTGGCCAGCGCCCTCTGCCGGCACAGCAACAGCTCCGTCGCCATCGTGGACATGGACACTCGCTTCGGCGACGTGGCAATCATGATGGACGTGGTGGTCGAGTTCTCCATCGCGGACGTCGGACGCAACATCGAGAGCGTCAACCGCGAGAACATCGGCGACTATCTCGTGCGCCACTCGAGCGGCGTCGAGATCCTCCCGGCCCCCCTCCACCCGACCGAGTGGGGCGCTCTGAGCCGGCAGCACATCACGAAGATCGTTGACCTGCTAGCGCAGACCCACGACTACGTGGTTGTCGACACGCCGGGCGCCTTCAACGAGCTCGTGGCCACCGCCCTCGAGTGTGCGAACATCATCCTCCTCGTCACCAGCATGGACATTGCCAGCATCAAGGACACCGCGCTGGCGCTGGAAATGCTTCGAGCAGCGTCGGTTTCGGAGGACAAGGTGAAGCTGGTGATCAACCACTCCACCTCCTCGAACAGCCTGCGGCCTGAGGACGTCGAACGAGTGCTCGAGTACGAGGTGTACTGGCGCATCCCGCACGATGTGGCCGTCAGCAACAGCAACCAACTCGGGCAGCCCATCGTGCTGGCAAAGCCCTACGCGCGCGCGTCACGCGCCATTACCGACATGGCTTATAGCCTGGCCGGCATGAGGCGCGAGCGCAAAGGCTTCCTTGATCGAGTGCTCGGCAGATAG
- the cpaB gene encoding Flp pilus assembly protein CpaB gives MAVVLGLIGAILVYVAFSRNTGSGGGSGDQVPVVVAKSDIAARTKITASMVEVKLVNAADVSATAFSDTAAVIGQVTRFPIAANEQVLSTKLVPLTGTGSTVSKSLSYAIPPGKRAIAITVDEVTSAGGLILPGDYVDILVVYDIDFQSDPRDPSSREKASAYFIHTLFQDVEVLAVSTTVVDTVASNEATTGHRPRNSEANPNPEAITVTLALSPEDAQKLYLAEKNGYIRLSVRPYNDTEIRPIDPMIESDLFPRNLPNPFIR, from the coding sequence ATGGCCGTCGTCCTTGGCCTCATCGGCGCGATCCTCGTCTACGTAGCCTTCTCCCGGAACACCGGCTCCGGCGGCGGCTCCGGCGACCAGGTGCCTGTCGTTGTCGCCAAGTCGGACATCGCCGCCCGCACCAAGATCACCGCCTCGATGGTCGAGGTGAAGCTCGTGAACGCCGCCGACGTCAGCGCGACCGCGTTCAGTGACACCGCTGCCGTGATTGGCCAGGTCACCCGTTTTCCGATTGCCGCCAACGAGCAGGTGCTCTCGACCAAGCTTGTGCCCCTCACCGGCACCGGTTCCACTGTGAGCAAGTCCCTCTCGTACGCCATCCCGCCGGGCAAGCGCGCCATCGCCATTACGGTGGATGAGGTTACCTCCGCCGGGGGGCTTATCCTGCCGGGCGATTACGTCGACATCCTCGTGGTGTACGACATCGACTTCCAGAGCGACCCGCGTGACCCATCATCGCGCGAGAAGGCAAGCGCCTACTTCATCCACACACTCTTTCAGGACGTCGAGGTCCTCGCCGTCTCGACCACGGTAGTCGATACCGTCGCTTCCAATGAAGCTACGACGGGACATCGCCCCCGAAACAGCGAGGCGAATCCCAACCCCGAGGCGATAACTGTCACCCTGGCCCTGAGCCCGGAGGATGCCCAGAAGCTCTATCTGGCGGAGAAGAACGGCTATATTCGGCTCTCCGTCCGGCCTTACAACGATACGGAGATCAGGCCTATCGACCCGATGATCGAAAGCGACCTGTTTCCAAGAAACCTGCCGAACCCCTTCATCCGATAA
- a CDS encoding Flp family type IVb pilin — MQFLNELIARLTSWTEREEGQTLVEYALIIALVSIVLVASLTALAGGIDGVFDDIIAAF, encoded by the coding sequence GTGCAGTTTCTTAACGAGCTCATCGCCCGCCTGACCAGCTGGACCGAGCGCGAAGAGGGCCAGACCCTGGTCGAGTACGCCCTGATTATCGCTCTCGTCAGCATCGTCCTGGTCGCGTCCCTGACGGCCCTCGCGGGCGGCATCGACGGCGTCTTCGACGACATCATCGCGGCTTTCTAA
- a CDS encoding sigma-70 family RNA polymerase sigma factor, which translates to MTILPQPLSSAPEEPSSPPESEPRRPDREEERRLVLRAIDRDAEAFAELYDRHVVRVYRHIYYLVNDAREAEDLTAQTFLKAWEAIDRYKERGAPIVAWLLRIAHNLTISYLRSKREHGTLEETFIDQKLHRNPEEALEQSADEDSVRQAILGLRDEQRQVIILRFVEELDYREVAQVIGKSIPAVRVIQHRALGNLRKLMQA; encoded by the coding sequence ATGACCATACTCCCGCAACCCCTTTCCTCCGCCCCGGAGGAGCCATCCTCGCCCCCAGAGAGCGAACCGCGCCGGCCGGACCGCGAGGAGGAGCGCCGCCTGGTCCTCCGCGCGATTGACCGGGATGCGGAGGCCTTCGCCGAGCTGTATGACCGCCACGTGGTGCGGGTGTACAGACACATCTACTACCTGGTGAACGATGCCCGCGAGGCCGAGGACCTGACGGCCCAGACCTTCCTCAAGGCCTGGGAGGCCATCGACCGCTACAAGGAGCGCGGGGCGCCCATCGTGGCCTGGCTCCTGCGCATTGCCCACAACCTCACGATTAGCTATCTGCGCTCGAAGCGCGAGCACGGCACGCTGGAGGAGACCTTCATCGACCAGAAGCTGCACCGCAACCCCGAAGAGGCCCTCGAGCAGTCCGCCGACGAGGACAGCGTGCGCCAGGCCATCCTGGGCCTGCGCGACGAGCAGCGCCAGGTGATCATCCTCCGCTTCGTCGAGGAGCTAGATTATCGGGAGGTCGCCCAGGTCATCGGCAAGAGCATTCCCGCCGTGCGCGTGATCCAGCACAGGGCCCTGGGAAATCTTCGCAAACTTATGCAGGCGTGA
- a CDS encoding VWA domain-containing protein, which yields MRLVAPVLALVAALALSAASAAEPVRVEILSVQEQAGRMTAVIAVYGPDGLPVPSLPAGSVRASLDGTPLAVAGVQSSSTARSPLSVVLMVDVSGSMAGDPITQARRALTDFVGTLQPDDQVAIMSFDTGVRLLQDFTANKTLATQAVARLAPAGDTALYDAVIQAAAKASEAPTERRLVVLLGDGVATVGLEKRAASIEAAKQSGIAFVVIGLGSALDRAYLNELASVSGGRYLDAPTPAALRQVYANLAAAIRTQYTVSLTVPQSIDRTLPAKLTVRVSLGGEVGTAEKVVQPLAGATPPPFDLAVSGLEAGAKVREPVTLSPVLPEGIQAATYEVLIDGKSVFKTEAPPYAFVLDPKDLAEGNHLVTLVVTDPRGRRGERQITFEAEPLAPPSSFPVMLVAVPVLLLTAAGVVYIIIRRQRPESDRYADRIKPWRTRLPDVTSPLSSPPGEWEPKAMPSIPARVDEPLGRVVVMDEAAVRTGELGAIREYAIGSSPLTLGNTPDCDIIINDPEGRIAGEEARLWVQRGRLVYHKLTTLSAMATEGVTSGWQFLDSGEDIQVGHCRLVFQLDVVPEPAPEPAPPPRMRELWPLRPDEAEPLGASSD from the coding sequence ATGAGGCTGGTCGCACCCGTTCTCGCACTCGTCGCGGCGCTTGCGCTCTCGGCCGCTTCCGCCGCCGAGCCGGTCCGCGTGGAGATCCTGTCGGTCCAGGAACAGGCGGGACGCATGACCGCGGTCATCGCCGTCTACGGCCCCGACGGACTGCCTGTCCCGAGTCTGCCCGCCGGTAGCGTGCGGGCGAGTCTGGATGGTACGCCGCTGGCCGTTGCCGGCGTCCAGTCGAGTTCGACCGCGAGATCGCCCCTGAGCGTCGTCCTCATGGTGGACGTCAGCGGCAGCATGGCAGGCGACCCCATCACCCAGGCGCGGCGGGCACTGACCGACTTCGTCGGCACGCTGCAGCCGGATGACCAGGTGGCAATCATGTCCTTCGATACGGGCGTCCGCCTGCTTCAGGACTTCACCGCGAACAAGACGCTTGCCACCCAGGCCGTCGCTCGCCTAGCCCCGGCGGGCGATACAGCCCTTTACGATGCCGTCATCCAGGCGGCCGCAAAGGCATCCGAGGCGCCGACCGAGCGCCGGCTGGTGGTCCTCCTCGGGGACGGCGTCGCCACCGTCGGCCTCGAGAAGCGCGCGGCCTCAATCGAAGCCGCGAAGCAGAGCGGGATCGCCTTCGTGGTCATAGGCCTCGGCTCGGCGCTCGACAGGGCCTACCTGAACGAGCTCGCCTCGGTGAGCGGCGGCCGCTATCTGGATGCGCCGACTCCCGCGGCCCTTCGCCAGGTCTACGCCAATCTCGCGGCCGCTATCCGCACCCAGTACACGGTGTCCCTGACAGTGCCTCAGTCCATCGACCGCACCCTGCCGGCAAAGCTGACTGTCCGCGTCAGCCTTGGCGGCGAGGTGGGCACGGCGGAGAAGGTCGTCCAGCCGCTCGCAGGGGCGACGCCGCCGCCCTTTGACCTGGCCGTGAGCGGCCTGGAGGCGGGCGCTAAGGTCAGAGAGCCGGTGACACTCTCGCCTGTCCTGCCGGAGGGCATACAGGCCGCGACGTACGAAGTGCTGATCGACGGCAAGAGTGTGTTCAAGACCGAAGCGCCACCCTACGCCTTCGTGCTCGACCCGAAGGACCTCGCCGAGGGCAATCACCTCGTCACCCTCGTGGTCACCGACCCCCGCGGTCGCCGGGGGGAACGCCAGATTACCTTCGAGGCCGAGCCGCTAGCGCCGCCGTCCAGCTTCCCGGTCATGCTTGTCGCCGTACCTGTGCTGCTACTGACGGCCGCGGGCGTCGTCTACATCATCATTCGCCGCCAGCGGCCCGAAAGCGACCGTTATGCCGACCGCATCAAGCCCTGGCGGACTCGCCTGCCTGACGTGACTTCGCCTCTGTCCTCCCCCCCGGGTGAGTGGGAGCCGAAGGCTATGCCGAGTATTCCGGCGCGCGTCGATGAACCCCTGGGCCGGGTCGTGGTTATGGATGAGGCCGCGGTGCGCACGGGAGAGCTCGGCGCGATCCGCGAATACGCCATAGGCTCCAGTCCCTTGACCTTAGGGAACACGCCCGACTGCGACATCATCATCAACGACCCCGAAGGCCGCATCGCGGGGGAGGAAGCGCGCCTGTGGGTCCAGCGCGGGCGCCTTGTGTACCACAAGCTCACCACCCTCTCCGCGATGGCCACCGAAGGCGTCACCAGCGGCTGGCAGTTTCTGGACTCGGGCGAAGACATCCAGGTAGGGCACTGCCGCCTCGTCTTCCAGCTGGACGTTGTGCCGGAGCCGGCTCCAGAACCAGCCCCTCCGCCTCGCATGCGCGAGCTGTGGCCGCTCCGCCCCGATGAGGCGGAACCACTAGGCGCTTCTTCGGATTAG